Proteins found in one Legionella pneumophila subsp. pascullei genomic segment:
- the recQ gene encoding DNA helicase RecQ codes for MGTSAQPSIINPRALAVLKQYFGFDSFRSPQEKIIDDVISGEDVLVLMPTGGGKSLCYQIPAIVRPGVGIVVSPLIALMEDQVAALKLQGVRAAYYNSSLTAEEARNVLNQLHHNELDLLYIAPERLISTSFLDRLSECTISLFAIDEAHCISQWGHDFRPEYACLGLLKTNFPDIPMIALTATADNQTREDIVTKLNYQPKKYVVSFNRPNIHYKVISKTNAVKQLNQFLQSDTQQSGIIYCGTRHTVEHLTEKLQELGFKARAYHAGLSHAERREVQNLFRYDRIDIVVATIAFGMGIDKPNVRFVVHHDLPKSIESYYQETGRAGRDGLPAKALLLYDAADSARLRSWIMNIPLDEQRHIETNKLNHMLAFAEASHCRRQILLRYFDEPCDTECKYCDVCDSPPQTADVTEDAQKFLSCIYRLKQSYGLTHTIDVLRGSLTEKIKQSGHEHISTFGIGKEKSANYWKHLAWQLIHKNYCLQDMNHFNVLRLTPKAIPLLKGEERISLTIPNQDLNSSKKKGKQNTSYKPESNPLFETLRALRRQLADEENKPPFMIFSDATLHEMAQLKPKNNRQLLNVSGVGQHKLARYGHYFLEALNEFSEVE; via the coding sequence ATGGGAACTTCAGCGCAACCATCAATTATAAATCCAAGAGCATTGGCTGTTTTAAAACAATATTTTGGATTTGATTCCTTTAGATCTCCGCAGGAAAAAATAATTGATGATGTCATTTCTGGCGAAGATGTACTGGTTTTAATGCCCACTGGCGGTGGGAAGTCTCTTTGCTATCAAATTCCCGCTATCGTCCGCCCTGGTGTTGGCATTGTAGTGTCTCCCTTAATCGCGTTAATGGAAGATCAAGTCGCCGCACTGAAACTGCAAGGTGTTCGCGCCGCGTACTACAACTCATCCTTAACTGCCGAAGAAGCAAGAAATGTACTAAATCAATTACATCATAATGAATTGGATTTACTCTATATTGCTCCAGAACGCCTGATTAGCACCTCTTTTTTAGATAGGCTGTCTGAATGTACTATCTCATTATTTGCCATTGATGAAGCGCACTGCATCTCGCAATGGGGGCATGATTTTCGACCCGAATACGCTTGTTTAGGTTTACTTAAAACCAATTTTCCTGATATTCCAATGATTGCATTGACAGCGACTGCAGATAATCAAACACGTGAAGATATTGTTACCAAGTTGAATTATCAACCCAAAAAATACGTTGTTTCATTCAATCGACCTAATATCCATTACAAAGTAATTTCTAAAACAAATGCAGTAAAACAACTAAACCAGTTTTTACAATCGGATACCCAACAATCTGGAATTATTTATTGTGGAACCCGTCACACCGTCGAACATCTTACGGAGAAATTACAAGAACTTGGATTTAAAGCACGTGCTTATCATGCTGGGCTGTCTCATGCAGAGCGGCGTGAGGTGCAAAACCTTTTCAGATATGATCGTATTGATATTGTGGTAGCGACTATTGCATTTGGAATGGGTATTGACAAGCCTAATGTTCGCTTTGTTGTTCACCATGATTTACCCAAAAGCATCGAAAGCTACTACCAGGAAACAGGGCGTGCAGGACGTGACGGATTACCAGCTAAAGCACTCCTGCTTTATGATGCTGCGGATAGCGCTCGGTTGAGATCCTGGATCATGAATATTCCTCTTGATGAACAAAGACATATAGAAACCAATAAATTAAATCATATGCTTGCTTTTGCTGAAGCGTCACATTGTCGTCGTCAAATTTTATTACGCTATTTTGACGAACCCTGTGATACAGAATGCAAATACTGTGATGTCTGCGATAGCCCACCACAAACAGCCGATGTGACAGAAGATGCGCAAAAATTTCTATCGTGTATTTATCGATTAAAACAAAGCTATGGTTTAACTCATACTATCGATGTACTCAGGGGCAGTTTAACTGAAAAAATCAAACAATCTGGACATGAGCACATAAGTACCTTTGGAATTGGCAAAGAGAAGTCTGCCAATTATTGGAAGCATCTTGCCTGGCAATTAATTCATAAAAATTATTGTTTACAGGACATGAATCATTTTAATGTGTTACGCTTGACCCCAAAAGCAATTCCCCTTCTAAAAGGCGAAGAACGCATTTCATTAACCATTCCTAACCAGGACTTGAATAGCAGTAAAAAGAAAGGAAAGCAGAATACTTCCTATAAACCTGAAAGTAACCCATTATTTGAAACACTTCGTGCTTTAAGACGTCAGTTGGCAGATGAAGAAAACAAACCGCCATTTATGATATTCAGTGATGCTACATTACATGAAATGGCTCAATTAAAACCTAAAAACAATAGACAACTATTGAATGTATCTGGAGTTGGGCAACATAAACTAGCCCGTTATGGCCATTATTTTCTTGAAGCCTTAAACGAATTTTCAGAAGTCGAGTGA
- a CDS encoding acyl-CoA dehydrogenase family protein, translating to MHFNFTDEHLAFREMASEFARNKLAPMADSWDEQGYFPIEILREAAQLGMAGMVAREDIGGAQLSRLDAALIFEQLATGCITTSAYLSIHNMVTSLVDRYGSEEIRKKWGPKLTAMQVIASYCLTEPESGSDAASLKTRAVKEGDYYVLNGAKAFISGGSVSDVYLCMVRTGDESHHGISCLLIEKNTSGLTFGKLEKKLGWRNQPTCMLYFENCRVPIANRVGEEGMGFKIALNALNGGRVNVASCSLGGALACLRMSQSYMHERKQFGKPLTQMQALRFYFADMLTDYEAARLMVYRAATAMDNDDPNAPMYCAMGKRLATDVAFRISDKAMQLHGGYGYLRDYQIERIFRDLRVHQILEGTNEIMREIIAKASLDEEYFIE from the coding sequence ATGCATTTTAATTTCACTGATGAACATTTGGCATTTCGAGAAATGGCCTCCGAGTTTGCTCGTAACAAATTGGCTCCAATGGCAGATTCCTGGGATGAACAGGGTTATTTTCCAATCGAAATTTTAAGAGAAGCGGCCCAATTAGGTATGGCGGGAATGGTAGCCCGGGAAGATATAGGTGGTGCTCAGCTCTCTCGTTTGGATGCAGCACTCATATTTGAACAATTAGCTACTGGTTGTATTACAACGAGTGCTTATCTTTCCATCCATAATATGGTTACTTCATTAGTCGACCGCTACGGTAGTGAAGAGATTCGCAAGAAATGGGGGCCAAAATTAACCGCTATGCAAGTGATAGCGAGTTATTGTCTTACAGAACCTGAATCCGGATCTGATGCGGCTTCTTTAAAAACCCGTGCAGTAAAAGAGGGTGACTATTATGTTCTTAATGGCGCGAAAGCATTCATATCAGGTGGAAGTGTTAGCGACGTGTATTTATGTATGGTACGGACAGGTGATGAATCCCATCATGGCATCAGCTGTTTGTTAATTGAAAAGAACACCTCTGGACTGACGTTTGGAAAACTGGAGAAGAAATTGGGTTGGCGAAATCAGCCAACTTGTATGCTATATTTTGAAAATTGTCGTGTGCCAATTGCCAATCGTGTTGGTGAAGAAGGGATGGGTTTCAAAATTGCGCTGAATGCTTTAAATGGAGGCCGAGTTAATGTTGCTTCCTGCTCATTAGGAGGGGCTCTTGCTTGCCTGCGCATGAGCCAATCTTATATGCATGAGCGCAAGCAGTTTGGTAAACCTTTAACTCAAATGCAAGCCCTTCGTTTTTATTTTGCGGATATGTTAACAGATTATGAAGCAGCAAGGCTGATGGTTTATAGGGCGGCAACAGCAATGGATAATGATGATCCCAATGCGCCAATGTATTGTGCGATGGGCAAGAGGTTGGCTACCGATGTCGCATTTCGTATTAGCGATAAAGCCATGCAATTGCATGGAGGTTATGGATACCTGCGAGATTATCAAATTGAAAGAATATTTAGAGATTTGAGAGTTCATCAAATTCTTGAAGGGACTAATGAAATCATGCGTGAAATTATAGCGAAAGCAAGTTTGGATGAAGAGTATTTTATAGAGTAA
- a CDS encoding enoyl-CoA hydratase/isomerase family protein — MNLIEQDIDNNGILTLTLNRPEKLNALSTDVLSALNELFFQAKSNPRVKALLLTGNGKAFCAGADINRLAECNAQTGYEFACQGQEVFRLLETMGKPSLAAVNGFAFGGGCELAISATLRIASNKAMFGQPEVKLGVIPGYGGTQRLARLIGKGRAMDLCLTGRFIDAGTALNWGLVSEVVEPENLLTQGKNILKGILSMAPLAIASVMEVIDHGYDLSLTEALHLEAIHFAKVCATEDKKEGVAAFLDKRTADFKGV, encoded by the coding sequence ATGAATTTAATTGAACAGGATATAGATAATAACGGGATCTTAACTTTAACTTTGAACAGACCAGAGAAACTCAATGCTTTAAGCACAGATGTTCTGAGTGCATTAAATGAATTATTCTTTCAAGCGAAATCCAATCCGAGAGTCAAAGCATTATTGTTAACAGGAAATGGCAAAGCATTTTGCGCTGGGGCTGATATTAATCGACTGGCTGAATGTAACGCTCAAACTGGTTATGAATTTGCGTGCCAGGGACAAGAGGTTTTTCGACTTTTGGAGACGATGGGGAAACCTTCACTTGCGGCAGTGAATGGTTTTGCTTTTGGTGGCGGATGTGAGTTAGCAATATCTGCAACCCTTAGAATCGCTTCAAATAAGGCAATGTTTGGTCAGCCTGAGGTAAAACTAGGTGTTATTCCCGGGTATGGTGGTACACAGCGATTGGCTCGACTAATTGGTAAAGGGCGAGCGATGGATTTATGTTTGACCGGGCGCTTTATAGATGCAGGCACTGCCTTAAACTGGGGTTTGGTGAGTGAAGTAGTCGAACCAGAGAATTTATTAACCCAAGGAAAAAATATTCTAAAGGGAATATTAAGCATGGCTCCTTTAGCAATTGCCAGTGTGATGGAAGTGATTGATCATGGTTATGATTTATCACTGACAGAGGCACTCCATTTGGAAGCAATTCATTTTGCAAAAGTGTGTGCCACAGAAGATAAGAAGGAAGGAGTAGCTGCGTTTCTTGACAAGAGAACTGCAGATTTTAAAGGGGTTTAA